A region of Myxococcus stipitatus DSM 14675 DNA encodes the following proteins:
- a CDS encoding cob(I)yrinic acid a,c-diamide adenosyltransferase, whose product MKIYTKAGDTGETGLFGGGRVAKDDARVDAYGEVDELNAVLGVARAAGQMPQELDALLQRLQDQLFTVGAVMATPAGTKASAYLPPLKESWAEDMEQSIDRFEAELPKMTHFILPGGTPASAALHLARTVCRRAERRAVPLLRDGTIPKDVVVFLNRLSDLLFVMARVANHRANVPDVKWIPEKSS is encoded by the coding sequence ATGAAGATCTACACGAAGGCTGGAGACACGGGCGAGACGGGGCTCTTCGGTGGTGGCCGCGTCGCGAAGGACGACGCGCGCGTGGATGCCTACGGAGAGGTCGACGAGCTCAACGCGGTGCTCGGTGTCGCGCGGGCCGCGGGCCAGATGCCGCAGGAATTGGACGCGCTGCTGCAGCGCCTCCAGGACCAGCTCTTCACCGTGGGCGCGGTGATGGCGACGCCCGCGGGCACGAAGGCGTCCGCGTACCTGCCGCCGCTCAAGGAGAGCTGGGCGGAGGACATGGAGCAGTCCATCGACCGCTTCGAGGCGGAGCTCCCGAAGATGACCCACTTCATCCTGCCCGGAGGCACGCCCGCCTCGGCCGCGCTGCACCTGGCTCGCACCGTGTGCCGCCGGGCCGAGCGCCGCGCCGTCCCGCTGCTGCGCGACGGGACGATTCCCAAGGACGTGGTGGTTTTCCTGAACAGGCTCTCCGACCTGCTCTTCGTCATGGCACGCGTGGCCAACCACCGCGCGAATGTCCCGGACGTGAAGTGGATTCCCGAGAAGTCGTCCTAG
- a CDS encoding thymidylate synthase: MQPYLNLLDHVLKHGTKKGDRTGTGTLSVFGAQLRFDLTRGFPLVTTKKLHTKSIFHELLWMLAGDTNVRTLQAQGVTIWDEWANAQGELGPVYGHQWRSWSAPDGQHIDQMKALVDGLMKNPDSRRHIISAWNVADLPDMKLPPCHVLFQFYVADGRLSCQLYQRSADLFLGLPFNIASYAALTMMVAQVTGLQAHEFIHTIGDAHLYLNHVEQAQEQLSREPRPLPRLRLNPDVKDLFAFKYEDLTLEAYEPHPAIKAPVAV; the protein is encoded by the coding sequence ATGCAGCCCTACCTGAACCTGCTCGACCACGTCCTGAAGCATGGGACGAAGAAGGGCGACCGCACCGGCACGGGCACCCTGAGCGTCTTCGGTGCCCAGTTGCGGTTCGACCTGACGCGCGGCTTCCCGCTCGTCACCACGAAGAAGCTGCACACGAAGTCCATCTTCCACGAGCTGCTGTGGATGCTCGCGGGCGACACCAACGTGCGCACGCTCCAGGCCCAGGGCGTCACCATCTGGGACGAGTGGGCCAACGCCCAGGGCGAGCTCGGCCCTGTCTACGGCCACCAGTGGCGCTCGTGGAGCGCGCCGGACGGCCAGCACATCGACCAGATGAAGGCGCTGGTCGACGGGCTGATGAAGAACCCGGACTCGCGCCGGCACATCATCAGCGCGTGGAACGTGGCGGACCTGCCGGACATGAAGCTGCCGCCCTGCCACGTCCTCTTCCAGTTCTACGTGGCCGATGGCCGCCTGTCCTGCCAGCTCTACCAGCGCAGCGCGGACCTGTTCCTCGGCCTGCCCTTCAACATCGCCTCCTATGCGGCCCTGACGATGATGGTCGCGCAGGTGACGGGGCTCCAGGCGCACGAGTTCATCCACACGATTGGCGACGCGCACCTGTACCTCAACCACGTCGAGCAGGCCCAGGAGCAGCTCTCGCGAGAGCCTCGGCCTCTGCCCCGGCTGCGGCTCAACCCGGACGTGAAGGACCTCTTCGCCTTCAAGTACGAAGACCTCACGCTGGAGGCCTACGAGCCCCACCCCGCCATCAAGGCGCCCGTGGCCGTATGA
- a CDS encoding dihydrofolate reductase, protein MRLSAIVAMASNRAIGHQNQLPWRLPADLARFKRLTMGHTLVMGRKTYESIGRPLPGRTTVVITRQHDFAPPGVTVAHSVDEALQFAEARGDDEVFIAGGADLYAQTMARTQRLYLTRIAREYPGDVFFPDVDLSGWRLVEEEQHPEGDLPFAFLTYER, encoded by the coding sequence ATGAGGCTCTCCGCCATTGTCGCCATGGCGTCCAACCGCGCCATCGGCCACCAGAACCAGCTCCCCTGGCGCCTGCCCGCGGACCTGGCGCGCTTCAAGCGCCTCACCATGGGCCACACGCTCGTCATGGGTCGCAAGACGTACGAGTCCATCGGCCGTCCGCTGCCGGGCCGCACCACCGTGGTCATCACGCGCCAGCACGACTTCGCGCCCCCGGGCGTGACGGTGGCCCACTCCGTCGACGAGGCCCTCCAGTTCGCCGAGGCGCGCGGCGACGACGAGGTCTTCATCGCGGGAGGCGCGGACCTCTACGCGCAGACGATGGCGCGCACCCAGCGCCTGTACCTCACGCGCATCGCGCGCGAGTACCCGGGCGACGTCTTCTTCCCGGACGTGGACCTGTCCGGCTGGCGGCTCGTCGAAGAGGAGCAGCATCCGGAGGGGGACCTCCCCTTCGCGTTCCTCACCTACGAGCGCTGA
- a CDS encoding cytochrome c/FTR1 family iron permease, whose protein sequence is MNHVVRVALCLLFALPLSASAAEDGSDERTWHRLVGILQYLEADYPAAIASKSEFELAEQKSFAAEAVDAAEGLGAAAATFVPRVKAIQARVDQSTDAEGVSRDCGALVEDLVLAGGLARSPRHLPDLKRGEQLYQTNCAACHAVDGSANVPIAATMEPLPANFQDAELMGGLTPYKAFNTTSFGVPGTAMPAYPTLSEDERWSLAFYVFTMRLPPCEGTPPRASLERLANTTDDDLVKMFGAEHLACLRRKLPEVDEERSLMAARDGVQEAMRQGAAGNPAGAKAALLDAYLNGLEPVEPKLSARNSALVLKLEKGFLAARLAAESGSPKLQDEGRELVSLLDQARRDSGSTSDLMSTLWLTVLILLREGFEATIIVAALLAALKKMKATEHVRVVHAGWVSALVLGAVAYVLGRHLLAGAQREWMEGLAALAAVVMLVYAALWLNARSNMSQFMGELRQKMQGALGRGSLVGLFFIAFTAVLRESFETAIFLQGLALDSPAGVAWGSLVGAVALGVLVLFINKLGFRLPMKTLFNVSTVVLVATAVMLLGKGLHSLQEVGALPLMPVPFVTVDLLGLYPDLVSLLPQVVLTAIPLVLVVLRRKARAEQVSGVSAS, encoded by the coding sequence ATGAATCACGTGGTCCGCGTCGCTCTGTGCCTGCTGTTCGCTTTGCCCTTGTCAGCCTCGGCTGCCGAGGACGGCTCGGATGAGCGGACCTGGCATCGGTTGGTGGGCATCCTCCAGTACCTGGAGGCGGACTACCCGGCCGCCATCGCGTCCAAGTCCGAGTTCGAGCTGGCGGAGCAGAAGAGCTTCGCCGCCGAGGCCGTGGACGCCGCCGAGGGACTGGGAGCCGCGGCCGCGACCTTCGTTCCGCGAGTGAAGGCCATCCAGGCGCGCGTGGACCAGTCGACCGACGCGGAGGGCGTCAGCCGGGACTGCGGCGCGTTGGTGGAGGACCTGGTGCTCGCGGGGGGCCTGGCGCGCAGCCCGCGTCACCTGCCCGACCTGAAGCGCGGCGAGCAGCTGTACCAGACGAACTGCGCCGCCTGTCACGCCGTGGATGGCAGCGCCAACGTGCCCATCGCCGCGACCATGGAGCCCCTGCCCGCCAACTTCCAGGACGCGGAGCTGATGGGCGGCCTCACGCCCTACAAGGCCTTCAACACCACCAGCTTCGGCGTGCCCGGCACGGCGATGCCCGCCTACCCCACGCTGTCCGAGGACGAGCGCTGGTCGCTGGCCTTCTACGTCTTCACCATGCGCCTGCCGCCGTGCGAGGGCACTCCGCCGCGCGCGTCGCTGGAGCGGCTGGCGAACACCACCGATGACGACCTGGTGAAGATGTTCGGCGCGGAGCACCTCGCGTGTCTGCGCCGCAAGCTGCCGGAGGTCGACGAGGAGCGCTCGCTGATGGCCGCGCGCGACGGCGTGCAGGAGGCCATGCGCCAGGGCGCGGCGGGCAACCCGGCCGGCGCCAAGGCCGCGCTGCTGGACGCCTACCTCAACGGCCTGGAGCCGGTGGAGCCCAAGCTGAGCGCGCGCAACTCCGCGCTGGTGCTCAAGCTGGAGAAGGGCTTCCTCGCCGCGCGCCTCGCCGCGGAGAGCGGCAGCCCGAAGTTGCAGGACGAGGGCCGGGAGCTGGTATCGCTCCTGGACCAGGCGCGCCGGGACAGCGGCAGCACGTCCGACTTGATGAGCACGCTGTGGCTCACCGTCCTCATCCTGCTGCGCGAGGGCTTCGAGGCCACCATCATCGTCGCCGCGCTGCTGGCGGCCCTGAAGAAGATGAAGGCCACCGAGCACGTGCGCGTCGTCCACGCGGGCTGGGTGTCCGCGCTGGTGCTGGGCGCCGTGGCCTACGTGCTGGGCCGCCACCTGCTCGCCGGCGCACAGCGGGAGTGGATGGAGGGCCTGGCCGCGCTCGCCGCCGTCGTCATGCTGGTGTACGCCGCGCTGTGGCTCAACGCGCGCTCCAACATGAGCCAGTTCATGGGGGAGCTGCGCCAGAAGATGCAGGGCGCGCTGGGCAGGGGCAGCCTCGTGGGCCTGTTCTTCATCGCCTTCACCGCCGTGCTGCGCGAGAGCTTCGAGACGGCCATCTTCCTCCAGGGCCTCGCCCTGGACTCTCCGGCGGGCGTCGCCTGGGGCTCGCTGGTGGGCGCGGTGGCGCTGGGCGTCCTGGTCCTCTTCATCAACAAGCTGGGCTTCCGCCTGCCGATGAAGACGCTGTTCAACGTGTCCACGGTGGTGCTCGTCGCCACCGCGGTGATGCTGCTGGGCAAGGGCCTGCACTCGCTCCAGGAGGTCGGCGCGCTGCCGCTCATGCCCGTGCCCTTCGTCACGGTGGACCTGCTCGGCCTCTACCCCGACCTCGTCTCGCTGCTCCCCCAGGTGGTGCTGACCGCCATCCCCCTGGTCCTGGTGGTGCTGCGGAGGAAGGCCCGCGCCGAGCAGGTGTCCGGAGTGTCCGCCAGTTGA
- a CDS encoding MBL fold metallo-hydrolase translates to MSERLPSLGLGLDFTHVPSEPRGSAVALLYRRVGAGVEVYWVKRGKALSFAGGFYAFPGGKLDGADAEVPVRGATGEEAALRSAAARELFEEAGVLVAEGAEALSQTRLDVLRKSLLAGQLGWGALLHEEGLSLRAEDFRSAGRWITPPAVPVRFDTHFYLVEMPPKARAELWPGELSEGAWVAPHAALERWTDGSALLHPPAVHALQVLGSFQDEADARARLSTPPYCPGYISQRIEFQRGVRTVALETATLPPATHTNAYVLGNGELLLVDPGSGDVKQYAKLLSLVAGLKSEGMKPVAVVLTHHHGDHVGGARAVKERLGIPLWCHARTAQALDFPAERLLEDGDVLELAGDVPQRWRVLHTPGHARGHICLVDERSHAAVVGDMVAGVGTIVIDPPEGNMRDYLTQLARLRDLPVTTLYPAHGPPLPDGPAKLQEYLNHRAQREALILEMVPPDGISLARVVELAYADTHPLMHPVAERSALATLEKLMSEGRVREESLQYFRVSR, encoded by the coding sequence ATGAGCGAGCGGCTTCCGAGTCTGGGTTTGGGTCTGGACTTCACGCACGTCCCCAGCGAGCCGCGAGGCTCCGCGGTGGCGCTGCTGTACCGGCGCGTGGGTGCGGGCGTGGAGGTGTACTGGGTGAAGCGCGGCAAGGCGCTGTCCTTCGCGGGCGGCTTCTATGCGTTCCCCGGGGGCAAGCTGGACGGCGCGGACGCGGAGGTCCCCGTGCGCGGCGCGACGGGAGAGGAGGCCGCGCTGCGCTCGGCCGCCGCGCGCGAGCTCTTCGAGGAGGCGGGCGTGCTCGTCGCCGAGGGCGCGGAGGCGCTCTCCCAGACGCGGCTGGATGTCCTGCGCAAGTCGCTGCTCGCGGGGCAGCTCGGCTGGGGCGCGCTGCTCCATGAAGAGGGCCTGTCGCTGAGGGCGGAGGACTTCCGGAGCGCGGGCCGGTGGATTACCCCGCCCGCGGTGCCGGTGCGCTTCGACACGCACTTCTACCTGGTGGAGATGCCGCCCAAGGCGCGCGCGGAGCTGTGGCCCGGAGAGCTGTCGGAGGGCGCGTGGGTGGCGCCCCACGCGGCGCTGGAGCGGTGGACGGATGGCAGCGCGCTCCTGCACCCGCCCGCGGTGCATGCGCTCCAGGTGCTGGGCTCGTTCCAGGATGAGGCGGACGCGCGGGCGCGGCTGTCCACGCCGCCGTACTGCCCCGGCTACATCTCGCAGCGCATCGAGTTCCAGCGCGGCGTGCGCACCGTGGCGCTGGAGACGGCCACGCTGCCGCCCGCGACGCACACCAACGCGTATGTGCTGGGCAACGGCGAACTGCTGCTGGTGGACCCGGGCTCGGGCGACGTGAAGCAGTACGCCAAGCTGCTGTCGCTCGTCGCGGGGCTGAAGTCGGAGGGGATGAAGCCCGTCGCGGTGGTGTTGACGCACCACCATGGCGACCACGTGGGCGGCGCTCGCGCGGTGAAGGAGCGGCTGGGCATTCCCCTGTGGTGCCATGCGCGCACGGCGCAGGCGCTGGACTTCCCCGCGGAGCGGCTGCTGGAGGACGGCGACGTGCTGGAGCTGGCGGGAGACGTGCCGCAGCGCTGGCGCGTGCTGCACACGCCGGGACATGCGCGAGGCCACATCTGCCTGGTGGACGAGCGCAGCCACGCGGCGGTGGTGGGCGACATGGTGGCCGGCGTGGGCACCATCGTCATCGACCCGCCCGAGGGCAACATGCGCGACTACCTCACGCAGCTCGCGCGGCTCCGGGACCTGCCCGTCACCACGCTGTACCCCGCGCATGGCCCGCCGCTGCCGGACGGCCCCGCGAAGCTCCAGGAGTACTTGAATCACCGCGCCCAGCGCGAGGCGCTCATCCTGGAGATGGTCCCGCCCGACGGCATCTCGCTCGCGAGGGTGGTGGAGCTGGCGTACGCGGACACGCACCCGCTGATGCACCCGGTCGCGGAGCGCAGCGCGCTGGCCACGCTGGAGAAGCTGATGTCCGAAGGCCGCGTGCGCGAGGAGTCGCTGCAGTACTTCCGCGTGTCGAGGTGA
- a CDS encoding HD domain-containing protein produces MRIRDPIHGTIPVSDSEKAVIDSRHYQRLRYVRQLGFGDLAFPGATHTRHIHSLGAMHVAARVFAAVASRSSLPEDVRERFSTAVRLAVLCHDLGHMPLSHASERIAPKRSLLRLPGWLDSVAEGEQATHEDFTAKILLDSQLTSIIEREFGGRGITPMAAVALITGAKPPKDPGFTWQGVDWSPLLRAIVSGELDADRMDYLLRDSFYTGVNYGRYDMDWIINNLNPAVKDGRAYLALSRAAAFAFEDFLLSRYHMFVSVYLHHTSVSFDHMLRRYYEESPGEFEIPADPEAFLLCDDSALWYTLRRSRNRWAQRIITRQGFKLLAQFTERDAGYDLEVLRGALVSSGFEHYVVESVNVLSKYTSGPGNSSGPSLFIIDASTGRLTEVARYTPLYQRYSGAVRLTRLYVRPDQSQAAHELMGQLLGQAGQS; encoded by the coding sequence ATGCGCATCCGCGACCCCATCCACGGCACCATTCCGGTCAGCGACTCGGAAAAGGCCGTCATCGACAGCCGCCACTACCAGCGGCTGCGGTACGTCCGTCAGCTCGGGTTCGGGGACCTGGCCTTCCCCGGCGCCACGCACACCCGACACATCCATTCCCTGGGCGCCATGCACGTCGCCGCGCGCGTGTTCGCCGCGGTGGCCTCCCGCTCCTCGCTCCCCGAGGACGTGCGCGAGCGCTTCAGCACGGCCGTGCGCCTGGCGGTCCTCTGCCATGACCTGGGCCACATGCCGCTGTCCCATGCCTCCGAGCGCATCGCGCCCAAGCGCTCCTTGCTGCGGCTGCCCGGCTGGCTGGACTCGGTGGCGGAAGGTGAACAGGCGACGCACGAGGACTTCACCGCGAAGATCCTCCTGGACAGCCAGCTGACGTCCATCATCGAGCGCGAGTTCGGCGGGCGGGGCATCACCCCCATGGCCGCGGTGGCGCTCATCACCGGCGCCAAGCCCCCGAAGGACCCGGGCTTCACCTGGCAGGGCGTGGACTGGTCGCCGCTGCTTCGCGCCATCGTCTCGGGGGAGCTGGACGCGGACCGCATGGACTACCTGCTGCGTGACTCCTTCTACACGGGCGTCAACTACGGCCGGTACGACATGGATTGGATCATCAACAACCTCAATCCAGCGGTGAAGGACGGGCGGGCGTACCTCGCGCTCAGCCGGGCGGCGGCGTTCGCGTTCGAGGACTTCCTGCTCAGCCGCTACCACATGTTCGTGTCGGTGTACCTGCACCACACGTCGGTCAGTTTCGACCACATGCTGCGGCGCTACTACGAGGAGTCGCCCGGCGAGTTCGAGATTCCCGCGGACCCGGAGGCGTTCCTGCTCTGTGACGACTCGGCGCTCTGGTACACGCTGCGCCGCTCCCGCAACCGCTGGGCCCAGCGCATCATCACCCGCCAGGGCTTCAAGCTGCTGGCGCAGTTCACCGAGCGGGACGCGGGTTATGACCTGGAGGTGCTGCGCGGTGCGTTGGTGTCCTCGGGCTTCGAGCACTACGTCGTCGAGTCCGTGAATGTGCTCAGCAAGTACACCTCCGGGCCTGGGAACAGCAGCGGGCCCAGCCTGTTCATCATCGACGCGTCCACGGGCCGGCTGACGGAGGTGGCGCGATACACGCCGCTGTATCAGCGCTACAGTGGCGCGGTGCGCCTGACGCGACTGTACGTAAGGCCGGACCAGTCGCAGGCGGCGCACGAGCTGATGGGCCAACTGCTGGGCCAGGCGGGGCAATCATGA
- a CDS encoding D-alanine--D-alanine ligase family protein produces the protein MHIILLHNRDHELLQDDPGREAREDVVRVAAALSEALTRGDTVAEPLAVEGDRLDFVDTLRRRQPDLVVNLCESLAADSRGEMAVPCLLDALGMAYTGSSALSLGLALHKPKAKEVLSARGVSTPAFRVVERLEDALAVDLPWPLIVKPAREDASVGVTGDSVVYERAALVRACEAVLRNFHQPALVEQFIPGREIYVPLLGNQPRRALPLTEIHFGRTFEARPNIVSYSAKWEEGSDEYRDTPAGPCQVDAALEARCVQVALEAFAALDCQDYGRVDLRVSPEGVPYVIDINPNCDLHPSAGFARAAAAAGMDYPALAARLVEVASERAHGHPSHRRKGPGAPRRADSKDRNLLAAGG, from the coding sequence ATGCACATCATTCTGCTGCACAACCGCGACCACGAGCTCCTCCAGGATGACCCGGGACGGGAGGCCCGAGAGGACGTGGTGCGAGTCGCCGCCGCGCTCTCCGAGGCCCTCACCCGGGGCGACACGGTCGCCGAGCCGCTCGCCGTCGAGGGGGACCGGTTGGACTTCGTGGACACCCTGCGCCGGCGGCAGCCGGACCTGGTGGTCAACCTCTGCGAGTCGCTCGCCGCCGACAGCCGCGGGGAGATGGCCGTCCCGTGCCTGCTGGACGCGCTGGGCATGGCGTACACCGGCTCGTCCGCCCTGTCGCTGGGCCTGGCGCTGCACAAGCCCAAGGCCAAGGAAGTGTTGAGCGCCCGAGGCGTGTCCACGCCCGCCTTCCGGGTGGTGGAGCGGCTGGAGGACGCCCTGGCGGTGGACCTGCCCTGGCCGCTCATCGTGAAGCCCGCGCGCGAGGACGCGAGCGTCGGCGTGACGGGCGACTCGGTGGTGTACGAGCGTGCCGCGCTGGTGCGCGCCTGCGAGGCGGTGCTGCGCAACTTCCACCAGCCCGCGCTGGTGGAGCAGTTCATTCCCGGCCGCGAAATCTACGTGCCGCTGTTGGGCAACCAGCCCCGGCGCGCGCTGCCGTTGACGGAAATCCACTTCGGTCGGACCTTCGAGGCTCGGCCGAACATCGTGTCGTACAGCGCCAAGTGGGAGGAGGGCTCCGACGAGTACCGGGATACGCCCGCCGGGCCGTGCCAGGTGGATGCGGCGCTGGAAGCTCGCTGTGTGCAGGTAGCGCTGGAAGCGTTCGCAGCGCTCGACTGTCAGGACTATGGACGGGTCGACCTCCGGGTTTCTCCGGAGGGCGTGCCCTACGTCATCGATATCAACCCCAACTGCGACCTCCATCCCAGCGCCGGGTTCGCCAGGGCCGCCGCAGCCGCGGGCATGGACTATCCCGCCCTGGCCGCCCGACTGGTGGAAGTCGCTTCTGAAAGAGCCCATGGACATCCGTCCCATCGAAGGAAAGGACCGGGAGCCCCTCGCCGCGCTGATTCGAAAGATCGAAACCTTCTCGCCGCAGGAGGTTGA
- a CDS encoding GNAT family N-acetyltransferase, which produces MDIRPIEGKDREPLAALIRKIETFSPQEVEVATELVGIALTPGNTDYSIIVADRAGQLVGYICYGATPMTEDSYDLYWIASAPEVRGQGVGAALVSAMEGDLRRKNGRLIRVETSATEAYGPTRGFYASMKYGEEARIRDFYKVGDDLIILTKRL; this is translated from the coding sequence ATGGACATCCGTCCCATCGAAGGAAAGGACCGGGAGCCCCTCGCCGCGCTGATTCGAAAGATCGAAACCTTCTCGCCGCAGGAGGTTGAGGTCGCCACGGAGCTGGTCGGCATCGCGCTGACGCCGGGCAACACCGATTACTCCATCATCGTCGCGGACCGCGCGGGTCAGCTCGTGGGCTACATCTGCTACGGCGCCACGCCGATGACGGAGGACAGCTACGACCTGTACTGGATTGCCTCTGCTCCGGAGGTCCGGGGACAGGGTGTGGGCGCGGCGTTGGTGTCGGCGATGGAGGGGGATTTGCGGCGCAAGAACGGCCGGCTCATCCGCGTGGAGACGAGCGCCACGGAGGCCTATGGCCCCACGCGCGGCTTCTACGCGTCCATGAAGTACGGTGAGGAAGCGCGCATCCGCGACTTCTACAAGGTGGGGGACGACCTCATCATCCTCACCAAGCGGCTGTAG
- a CDS encoding transglutaminase-like domain-containing protein: MTRTLRPMSLALAALAALLVGAPSAWAQSPAAPAKAALSDAVRAPRPKGGEFFGLYLMDKKVGWLFTDLVLMPGEPQKVKSINQMVFKAMVGTRLSERNHREERVYEAKPEGRLLSFSVVQRGDGGDQTLEGTATADGGMRVVRKRLGHADEVLPMTPPTKERVEDADQTRVALLRKANVRGFVLDGMDLETYGISTTLEPSEQRTLNGVKVKLGKATSISDKEKVPVATYVTERGEMVLVDFGQTMQARKETEAVAKRMDLVEVFGLTRVVLPKPLPESARAVPGSVSLVVTGLPEKFRVNSYRQKFSAKPDGNVDVTLKAAAPAKAALKGRPLADPDGGENLKSTLMVESSAPAIREQSKKIIGDEKDAYQAALKVNAWVATHLEKDYGASADRATDVLRQKRGDCTEHSLLSVALLRAAGIPARRIDGVIYMVNQDGVPALYWHEWVEVFVGEWTQMDPTFNQPVADATHFAFGTEGNAEITPLIGTLKVLEVK, translated from the coding sequence ATGACCCGCACGCTCCGACCGATGTCCCTGGCCCTCGCGGCCTTGGCCGCCCTGCTGGTGGGCGCGCCGTCCGCCTGGGCCCAGTCCCCCGCCGCTCCCGCCAAGGCCGCGTTGTCCGACGCCGTGCGGGCTCCCCGCCCCAAGGGCGGCGAGTTCTTCGGCCTGTACCTGATGGACAAGAAGGTGGGCTGGCTCTTCACGGACCTGGTGCTGATGCCCGGTGAGCCGCAGAAGGTGAAGAGCATCAACCAGATGGTCTTCAAGGCCATGGTCGGCACGCGCCTGTCCGAGCGGAACCACCGCGAGGAGCGCGTCTACGAGGCCAAGCCCGAGGGCCGGCTCCTGTCCTTCTCCGTGGTGCAGCGCGGCGATGGGGGAGACCAGACGCTGGAGGGCACGGCCACGGCCGACGGAGGCATGCGCGTGGTGCGCAAGCGCCTGGGCCACGCGGACGAGGTGCTGCCGATGACGCCGCCCACGAAGGAGCGCGTGGAGGACGCGGACCAGACGCGCGTGGCGCTCCTGCGCAAGGCGAACGTGCGCGGCTTCGTGCTGGATGGGATGGACCTGGAGACGTACGGCATCTCCACGACGCTGGAGCCCTCCGAGCAGCGGACGCTGAACGGGGTGAAGGTGAAGCTGGGCAAGGCCACGAGCATCTCCGACAAGGAGAAGGTGCCCGTCGCCACCTACGTCACCGAGCGCGGGGAGATGGTGCTGGTGGACTTCGGCCAGACGATGCAGGCGCGCAAGGAGACGGAGGCTGTCGCCAAGCGCATGGACCTGGTGGAGGTGTTCGGCCTCACCCGCGTGGTGCTGCCCAAGCCGCTGCCTGAGTCCGCGCGCGCGGTGCCCGGGAGCGTGAGCCTGGTGGTGACAGGGCTGCCGGAGAAGTTCCGGGTGAACTCGTATCGGCAGAAGTTCTCCGCGAAGCCGGATGGCAACGTGGACGTGACGCTGAAGGCCGCGGCTCCGGCGAAGGCCGCGCTCAAGGGCCGGCCGCTGGCGGACCCGGACGGGGGCGAGAACCTCAAGTCCACGCTGATGGTGGAGAGCAGCGCTCCGGCCATCCGCGAGCAGTCGAAGAAAATCATCGGCGACGAGAAGGACGCGTACCAGGCGGCCCTGAAGGTGAATGCGTGGGTGGCCACGCATCTGGAGAAGGACTACGGGGCCAGCGCGGACCGGGCCACGGATGTGCTGCGCCAGAAGCGCGGGGACTGCACCGAGCACTCGCTGTTGTCCGTGGCGCTGCTGCGCGCGGCGGGTATCCCGGCGCGGCGCATCGACGGCGTCATCTACATGGTGAACCAGGACGGCGTGCCTGCGCTCTATTGGCACGAGTGGGTGGAGGTCTTCGTCGGTGAGTGGACGCAGATGGACCCGACCTTCAACCAGCCCGTCGCGGACGCCACGCACTTCGCGTTCGGCACCGAGGGGAATGCGGAAATCACGCCCCTCATCGGCACGCTGAAGGTCCTCGAGGTCAAGTAG